Below is a window of Pirellulales bacterium DNA.
AAGTCCTGCGGCGCCGGCGTGGTGATGTTGCTGATGTTGACGTTCTCGCCGCGGACGTACACGGTGCCAGACAAGTCGGGCGAGAATTGGTAGCCCAAGGAGACGCGACCGCCAAGACGCTGTTCGTCCCAGTCCTGGAACCGGCGCGTATACATGAACGCGCTCAGGCCCAAGCTCACGGCCGTGTCGAGCAAGTACGGCTCACGGAAATTGAACGAGTAGCGCTGCACCTGGGTGCCGGGCACAGCCTCGATGCGGAACTGCTGTCCGGCGCCGCGAAACGCGGTGCCGTTGCGAATTTCCTCAAAGCTGCGCGGCCAACGCATCAAGTCGAAGTTCTGTTCGTCGAGGGTGACCGAGCCGACAGCACCCGCGTCGGAGTTCACGCCGACGCTGAACATCAGCCGCCCGGTTTGCGTCTCGCTGACATAGGTGTCGAGATCGATCGTCGGAGGAGCGCCCGGCTGTTGATTGAGGAAGTTGTAGCCGCCTTGGGGATAAAGCTGCGGGGCCGGCCCCAGCATCGGTTGTGCGCCCGGCGTGGTCGGCGGGGCTGCAAAGGCCGGCGGTGGATCGAAATTCTGGCTGAAGGCCGGGCTGGGCGACTGCGGTACGGCGTTGGGCACCGCCGGCGATGTCGAGCCGTAGCGCGGCTCCAGCGTCCCAGGCACGCCCGGGCTGGGTGGCACCGAGGGCGCCGTGTACTGACTGGGAGGCGCCGCCGCGTTGTAGCCGCCGGCTCCACCCAGCACCGGCGCCGGGGCTTGCGGTAAGGGCATCGTGCGACCGCCGTAGATCGGCGATTGGAACCGCACCGCGCGTACTCCGTCCTTGATCGGCAGACGCTGCGCAGCGTGCGGGCGCGGCATGGCGGCCGCCCCCTGCGGCGCGGTTGCCGCAGGCGATGGCGCGGTTGTGACTGGCGATGGCGCGGTGCGAGGCGAAGCGGCCGGCGCCGCCGATCCTTGCTGCGGCGCAGCAGCCGGCGCGCTCACCGGTACCAGCTTGCCGGTCAGCGTCAGATCGATGACGCCGGGGGGCTTGTCGTTGGGGTCGGGGCTCTGGCCGCGGAACTTGCCGCGCGGGGCGCGCGGATCGCGCACCAATCCTGTTTCCAGGTCGACGTTCTCCGGCGGCGTGAACGAAATGCGCGGCGGTTCGCCCCGGCTTGGATCGGTGAGGAACAAGCCCGAGGCTTTCAGCCGGCGCTCGCTGGCGCGGACCTTGCGGATGTCGACAATGTCGCCCGGCCGCAGATCGATGCGATTGAGCGCCGTGGAGATGCGCGTGTGCGGGTTCTCGCCCTCGATGTGGACGTTCACCTTGCCGACGCGCCACTGCTGCCCTTCGCGAATGACGTACACCAGGTCGAGTGTGCCCGGTTCTTCCTGAAACCGTGGGTCGGCCTGGATGTCGGCAAAGATGTAGCCGCGCCCGCCGTATTCGTCCTGAATCTTGGCCAGGTCTTGATTCAACAGCCCGCGATCGAAGAATTCGCCTTGCTGGACTTCCAGGTCGGTGGAGAGCAACTGCGTGTCGAGTTTCTCGTTGCCGATAAAGCGCACGTTGCGAATGCGGTAGCGCGGGCCCTCGTTGATGACCCACGTCAGCTTGGCCCGGTCGCTGTCCTCGTTGAACTCGATCTCGGGGCTGACCTGGGCCCGGAAGTACCCGAGGCTACGGTAATAATCGGTCAGCTTTTCCTTGTCGGCGGTGATCTTCTGCTCGTCGTAGTAGCCCTTCCACACGCCCAAGAGCGCCGGTTTGGCCTGGATCTGTGTCTTGAGCCGTGCGCCGGTGGCGATCGTGTTGCCGATGAAGCCGATCTCGCCGATCTTTTGCCGCGGACCTTCGACGATCTCGAAGACGGCGCCGTGATCGCCTTTCTGCGTGCCCTCGCGCACCGTGATCTGGGCCTTCTGGAAGCCCTTGTCGTGATAGAACTGTTCGATGCGGCGGCGGGCCTCTTCGATCGCGAACGGATCGAGCGAAGTCCCGACGGTGAGCTCTGACTTCTTGAGCAGCACCTTTTCGCGGATTTTGTCGCGGCCGAGGAACTTGATGTACTTGAGCGTCGGCCGCTCGACGACTTTGAAGATGACGACCAGGCCGCCGTCGGGCCGCCGATCGTACAACGCCTGCACGTCGATGAACATCCGCGAACGGTTCAAGCTGCGGACGTCGTCCTGAATCAGCTCTGGGTCGAACGGCCGCTCGGCCCGGGTGTGGATGTGCGGCTGGATCTTCGAGAGTTTGATGGCATCGTGGCCGACCACGCGGACGTCGGCCACGATCTCGCCCTGCTTGGGGACGGCAGCCGGAGTGTGCCCGGCGGCGGGCGGTATGGCGGTGCCCGGACCGAACGGGGCGGCGGCGGGTGCCGGGGTACCGGGGGCGGGGAGTGGCGCCACCGAGCCCGGCGCGGGGAGCGCTTCGGTCGTGCTCGGAACGAAGGGAGCCGCCGAGTTGCCTTCCAGCGGACGTGAACGCCCGGGCGCCACTTGCTCGAGCGATGGATAGCCGCCCGGCGCCTGCCCGGATGCCATCCGCGGCACGATCAGCGCTACGCAAATCGCGAGCGCCGGCGCGGCGCAATTCGCGCAGCGTCTTCCGCGGTCGCCGAAACGGCCACGAAACATCGGCAACGAGTTCCCTGTTGCGATTTCGGAGGCGATGAGACCTGGCTGCGTCCGGCGCGGCGTTTGACGAGACTTCTCGGTGCCGCGCAGACGAACGCAAAGCCGACGTGTTCAGCCTCGGGCGACGAGCGCCCGGCGGCTGGCGGGGAAGAGATACCCAAAAGGCAGCGCGGAAACAATGCGGATTCGGTCGGTTCCTGCGCCCGCGGTTTGCCGCGGCGCGGCAGCAGCCTGTTGCCGGCACCTATTCGTGCTAGCGACCCGCAGGCAGCGCTAGAAGCTGCCGTCGCCGTATTCGTGCGCCGAATTCTCGAACCGCGTGTAATCCTGCAACCAGGTCAATTTGACCTCGCCGGTCGGACCATTGCGGTGTTTCGCCACGATCACCAGCGACTTGCCCGCCAGGCGCTGTTCCTCGATCTCGTCGGGGGTGTGATAGTATTCTTCGCGGTGGACGAACATCACGACGTCGGCATCCTGCTCGATGGCACCGCTTTCACGCAGGTGCGACAGTCGCGGCCGGTTGTCCTTTGTCGCTTCAGCCTGCCGGTTCAACTGGGCCAGGCACAGCACCGGGACGTCGATTTCGCGGGCCAGCGCCTTGAGGCGCCGGGCGATCTTGGCCACCTGCTCCTGGCGGTTCTCGTCGGCATTGTCCGGCTCGATCAGCTGCAGATAGTCGATCACGATGAGGCCGAGCTTGGGCTTCTTTTCGCCGTCGCCGTTGAGCCTCCGCGCGGTGGCGGCAATTTCGGTCATCGTCCGGCTGGGGGTATCGTCGATGAACAGCGGCGCCGTGTTCATCTGCGTCGCGGTGCGGATGATGCCCTGCAGCTCATCCATGGAGATCGTGCCGTTGCGCAGCTTGTGACCGTTGACCCGAGCCCGGGAACACAACAGACGGTCGGCCAGTTCGAGCCGCGACATTTCCAAGCTGACGAAGAGCACCACCTTGCCAAGATCGACGGACGCATATTCGGCGATGTTGGCCGCCAGCGCCGTTTTGCCCATACTCGGCCGGGCGGCCAGGATGATCAGCTCCGACGATTGCAGCCCGCCGAGCGTGGCATCGAGATCGACGAACCCGGTTTCGAGGCCGCTGATCCCCCCGGCGTTCTTCATGCGCTGGTCGATGCGGGCCAGCGCGTCGCTCAGCACCGATTTGAGGTTGTCGATCCGTCCGCCGGCCCGGTCTTCGAGCAGTCGGGACATGCGGGCATCGGCGCGGTCGAGGACTTCGCGGGGCGTAAACCGCACTTCGTAGGCTTCGCGTAGATTCTCGCTGCTGGCATAAATCAGCTCGCGCAGCGCCGCCTTTTCGCGGACGATCTTGGCGTAGTGCACGGCATGCGCCGCGTGCGGCGTCGAGCCGACCAACTCGGCGATCGCGGCGGCGCCGCCGACGAGCTCGTACGCCCCCTGCTGCCGCAAGCGGTCGATCAGCAGCGTCGCTTCGACCCGCACCCCCTCGTTGTGCAGCTCGATGATGTGCTGGCACAGGGTTGCGTGCGCCTCGTCGTAGAAATCGTGCGAACTGAGCGTCATGACGACGTCATCGCAACACGAAGGCTCGAGCAACATGCTGCCCAGCACCGCCCGCTCAGCGTCGAGGTCGTGAGGCACCTGCCGGGTGAAGATGTCCGGCGAGACCGTGCGATTGGGAGTGTCGACGCGCGCGTGCGTGGCCATCGGACGGCAACCTCCGTGTTCGAATCGGCCCGGCGGCCTTGGTGCGCAACCTGCGGCACTGATGGGCAACCGGCGGACCGTGGATGATACCGCCGGCTGCGGCTCGTTCAATCGTTTGCGCTAAGCCGTTGCCAGCGGGCAGGTTTCGCCGGCCCCGGCGGTGCAAAGCTTGGTTCACCGCCGCAAACGCGCCGGGATTCCACGGCAGATCAGCCGGCGTCTTCGCTGACCGTGGGCACGACCCACACCTTCAATTCCGCATCGATCTCCTGGGCCAGGTGCACCTTGACCGTGTATAGGCCCAACTCTTTGAGCGGACCTTCGAGGCGGATCTGGTCGGACGTGATCGGGATATCCATCTTCTTGAGCGCAGCCGCGATGTCCGTCGGGCCCACCGAACCGTAGAGATGCCCTTCGTCGTTGGCGTTGGCCTCGATCGTGACGCTTTGCTTGCTGAGCTCTTCGGCCTGGTCGCGGAGGTGCGCGAGCCGAGCGTTCTGAATCGCCTGCAG
It encodes the following:
- a CDS encoding BamA/TamA family outer membrane protein, translating into MFRGRFGDRGRRCANCAAPALAICVALIVPRMASGQAPGGYPSLEQVAPGRSRPLEGNSAAPFVPSTTEALPAPGSVAPLPAPGTPAPAAAPFGPGTAIPPAAGHTPAAVPKQGEIVADVRVVGHDAIKLSKIQPHIHTRAERPFDPELIQDDVRSLNRSRMFIDVQALYDRRPDGGLVVIFKVVERPTLKYIKFLGRDKIREKVLLKKSELTVGTSLDPFAIEEARRRIEQFYHDKGFQKAQITVREGTQKGDHGAVFEIVEGPRQKIGEIGFIGNTIATGARLKTQIQAKPALLGVWKGYYDEQKITADKEKLTDYYRSLGYFRAQVSPEIEFNEDSDRAKLTWVINEGPRYRIRNVRFIGNEKLDTQLLSTDLEVQQGEFFDRGLLNQDLAKIQDEYGGRGYIFADIQADPRFQEEPGTLDLVYVIREGQQWRVGKVNVHIEGENPHTRISTALNRIDLRPGDIVDIRKVRASERRLKASGLFLTDPSRGEPPRISFTPPENVDLETGLVRDPRAPRGKFRGQSPDPNDKPPGVIDLTLTGKLVPVSAPAAAPQQGSAAPAASPRTAPSPVTTAPSPAATAPQGAAAMPRPHAAQRLPIKDGVRAVRFQSPIYGGRTMPLPQAPAPVLGGAGGYNAAAPPSQYTAPSVPPSPGVPGTLEPRYGSTSPAVPNAVPQSPSPAFSQNFDPPPAFAAPPTTPGAQPMLGPAPQLYPQGGYNFLNQQPGAPPTIDLDTYVSETQTGRLMFSVGVNSDAGAVGSVTLDEQNFDLMRWPRSFEEIRNGTAFRGAGQQFRIEAVPGTQVQRYSFNFREPYLLDTAVSLGLSAFMYTRRFQDWDEQRLGGRVSLGYQFSPDLSGTVYVRGENVNISNITTPAPQDLLDVVGDNSLFIGGVSLAHDTRDSTFMPTEGHYVELSLEQGFGSNSFPRANVEGRQYYLLRQRADGSGRQTFGVTGRIGFTGSDTPIFENYFAGGFTTLRGFDFRGASPREMGVTVGGEFLALGSAEYMFPLTANDMLRGVVFCDFGTVEPDVRFDADSFRVAPGFGLRVSVPALGPAPIALDFAVPVMHADGDNLQNFSFFVGFGR
- the dnaB gene encoding replicative DNA helicase, translating into MATHARVDTPNRTVSPDIFTRQVPHDLDAERAVLGSMLLEPSCCDDVVMTLSSHDFYDEAHATLCQHIIELHNEGVRVEATLLIDRLRQQGAYELVGGAAAIAELVGSTPHAAHAVHYAKIVREKAALRELIYASSENLREAYEVRFTPREVLDRADARMSRLLEDRAGGRIDNLKSVLSDALARIDQRMKNAGGISGLETGFVDLDATLGGLQSSELIILAARPSMGKTALAANIAEYASVDLGKVVLFVSLEMSRLELADRLLCSRARVNGHKLRNGTISMDELQGIIRTATQMNTAPLFIDDTPSRTMTEIAATARRLNGDGEKKPKLGLIVIDYLQLIEPDNADENRQEQVAKIARRLKALAREIDVPVLCLAQLNRQAEATKDNRPRLSHLRESGAIEQDADVVMFVHREEYYHTPDEIEEQRLAGKSLVIVAKHRNGPTGEVKLTWLQDYTRFENSAHEYGDGSF
- the rplI gene encoding 50S ribosomal protein L9, yielding MSQPASPRRATSFKRLPKGERGGIQLLLIQSVDHLGKQGDIVEVKRGYAMNYLMPQGLATIATEHHKRMVDKHKAKLQAIQNARLAHLRDQAEELSKQSVTIEANANDEGHLYGSVGPTDIAAALKKMDIPITSDQIRLEGPLKELGLYTVKVHLAQEIDAELKVWVVPTVSEDAG